One genomic segment of Mycolicibacterium chubuense NBB4 includes these proteins:
- a CDS encoding diguanylate cyclase domain-containing protein, whose protein sequence is MFESLRSSSASSIGPAIWRSDQYYWFTAVLAARGMQTATCRLVALCIAALGLIPVAMMSSVLGPQGLHTRVIAIVIAVGSLGMAALWLRDHWPSRAQSLLCVCVGSIAVAMSALIVSSPIVGFLGATSYVLLTVFVVCFHTPRLLAVTWTVGAVVLGVLLVRLSSTDLALAISATGVVVLLNVFVAFSCRAVIRLIQPDAHHGDIEQLTGLLHRDAFYRAVATLLASRSRSDDKYLVVVAVNIDSFSLLLGLTGARGGNRARVTVGQALRETVRHNAIVAHVSDDDFLIADTFTTADASPLVERIRGAINTTPQRLTASIGVVCTPLPPLAAEPPDDVLDKLIGIATTAIEQARMAGGNQVRYVLRPNLGDGDPGHGDADDWPDADKTA, encoded by the coding sequence ATGTTTGAGAGTTTGCGGAGTTCCTCCGCCTCCTCGATCGGCCCTGCAATATGGCGCTCCGATCAGTACTACTGGTTTACTGCCGTGCTCGCCGCGCGCGGGATGCAAACCGCCACGTGCCGGCTGGTGGCGCTGTGCATCGCGGCCCTCGGGCTGATCCCCGTTGCGATGATGTCCAGCGTGCTCGGGCCGCAGGGCCTGCACACCCGGGTGATCGCCATCGTGATCGCGGTCGGCAGCCTGGGGATGGCGGCGCTGTGGCTGCGTGACCACTGGCCGTCCCGGGCGCAGTCGCTGCTCTGCGTGTGTGTCGGATCGATCGCGGTCGCGATGTCGGCGCTGATCGTGTCGAGCCCGATCGTCGGCTTCCTCGGCGCCACCAGCTACGTGCTGCTCACGGTGTTCGTGGTGTGCTTCCACACGCCGCGGTTGCTGGCGGTCACGTGGACGGTCGGGGCCGTGGTCCTCGGCGTGCTGCTCGTCCGGTTGTCGTCCACCGACTTGGCGCTGGCCATCAGCGCAACGGGCGTGGTGGTGCTGCTCAACGTCTTCGTCGCGTTCTCCTGCCGCGCGGTGATCCGGCTGATCCAACCGGATGCCCACCACGGCGACATCGAGCAGCTGACCGGCCTGCTGCACCGCGATGCGTTCTACCGGGCCGTCGCGACGCTGCTGGCCTCCCGCAGTCGCAGCGACGACAAGTACCTCGTCGTCGTCGCGGTCAACATCGACAGCTTCTCGCTGCTGCTCGGCCTGACCGGGGCCCGGGGCGGCAACCGGGCGCGCGTGACGGTGGGACAGGCGCTGCGGGAGACCGTCCGGCACAACGCGATCGTCGCGCATGTCTCCGACGACGACTTCCTGATCGCCGACACGTTCACGACCGCGGACGCCTCCCCGCTGGTGGAACGGATTCGCGGCGCGATCAACACGACCCCGCAGCGGCTGACGGCCAGCATCGGTGTGGTGTGCACGCCGCTGCCACCGCTGGCCGCCGAGCCGCCCGACGACGTCCTGGACAAGCTGATCGGGATCGCCACCACCGCGATCGAGCAGGCCCGGATGGCGGGCGGCAACCAGGTGCGCTACGTGCTGCGCCCGAACCTCGGGGACGGGGACCCGGGCCACGGCGACGCCGACGACTGGCCGGACGCCGACAAGACCGCCTGA
- a CDS encoding error-prone DNA polymerase: MGWHNGPPGWGEMERVLNGKPRRAGWPVDEQIGDGGDSPAWSRKRGAYQPPPQRSLPGTSTPYAELHTHSAYSFLDGASTPEELVEEAARLDLRAVALTDHDGLYGVVRFAEAARELDVATVFGAELSLGGGSRTDVPDPPGPHLLVLARGPEGYRRLSRQLAAAHLAGGEKGVLRYDYDALSEAAGGHWQILTGCRKGHVRQALAEGGPDAAAAALADLVDRFGRQRVTVELTHHGHPLDDERNAALAGLASRFGLGVVATTAAHFATPDRGRLAMAMGAIRARNSMDEAAGFLAPLGGSHLRSGEEMARVFAQHPDAVTAAAELGEQCAFGLALIAPQLPPFDVPDGHTENSWLRHLVMQGARERYGPPERSPRAYAQIEHELRVIEQLNFPGYFLVVHDITRFCRENDILSQGRGSAANSAVCYALKVTNVDPVANDLLFERFLSPARDGPPDIDIDIESDLREQAIQYVYRRYGREYAAQVANVITYRGRSAVRDMARALGFSQGQQDAWSKQLGQWGNLAEAPHVEDIPDQVIDLAQQISNLPRHMGIHSGGMVICDRPIADVCPVEWARMENRSVLQWDKDDCAAIGLVKFDMLGLGMLSALHYAIDLVAEHKGIEVDLATLDLSETAVYEMLARADSVGVFQVESRAQMATLPRLKPRVFYDLVVEVALIRPGPIQGGSVHPYIKRRNGEEAITYEHPSMESALRKTLGVPLFQEQLMQLAVDCAGFSAAEADQLRRAMGSKRSTEKMRRLRGRFFEGMRDLHGITGDVAERIYEKLEAFANFGFPESHSLSFASLVFYSSWFKLHHPAAFCAALLRAQPMGFYSPQSLVADARRHGVAVHGPDVNASLAHATLENDGLDVRLGLGSVRHIGDELAEQLVGERKAHGAFASLLDLTARVQLSVPQTEALATAGALGCFGITRREGLWAAGAAAAERPDRLPGVGSASHIPSLPGMTELELTAADVWATGVSPDRYPTQFLREDLEAMCVVPAGRLLSVPDGTRVLVAGAVTHRQRPATAQGVTFINLEDETGMVNVLCMPAVWSRHRKLAQTASALLIRGIVQNATGAVTVVADRMGKLSLQVASKSRDFR; the protein is encoded by the coding sequence GTGGGCTGGCACAACGGTCCGCCCGGCTGGGGCGAGATGGAGCGCGTCTTGAACGGCAAGCCGCGCCGCGCCGGCTGGCCCGTCGACGAACAGATCGGCGACGGCGGTGACAGCCCCGCGTGGTCGCGTAAGCGGGGGGCCTACCAGCCGCCCCCACAGCGAAGCCTCCCCGGGACCTCGACACCGTATGCCGAACTGCACACCCACTCGGCCTACAGCTTTCTCGACGGAGCCAGCACGCCGGAGGAGCTCGTGGAGGAGGCGGCGCGGCTGGATCTGCGGGCCGTCGCGCTGACCGACCACGACGGCCTCTACGGCGTCGTGCGGTTCGCCGAGGCGGCCAGGGAGCTCGACGTGGCCACCGTGTTCGGGGCCGAGCTGTCGCTGGGTGGAGGCAGCCGCACCGATGTCCCCGATCCCCCCGGCCCGCACCTGCTGGTCCTCGCGCGCGGTCCCGAGGGTTACCGGCGGCTGTCGAGGCAGCTGGCCGCCGCCCACCTGGCCGGTGGCGAGAAGGGCGTCCTGCGCTACGACTACGACGCGCTGAGCGAGGCCGCCGGCGGGCACTGGCAGATCCTCACGGGCTGCCGCAAAGGTCATGTCCGGCAAGCGCTTGCCGAGGGAGGTCCGGACGCCGCCGCGGCCGCGCTGGCCGATCTGGTCGACCGGTTCGGCAGGCAGCGGGTCACCGTCGAGCTCACCCACCACGGTCATCCGCTCGACGACGAACGCAACGCCGCGCTGGCCGGCCTCGCCTCCCGGTTCGGTCTGGGCGTCGTCGCCACCACGGCCGCCCACTTCGCCACCCCCGACCGGGGCAGGCTCGCGATGGCGATGGGGGCGATCCGGGCCAGGAACTCGATGGACGAGGCCGCGGGTTTCCTCGCCCCGCTGGGCGGTTCACACCTGCGGTCGGGGGAGGAGATGGCGCGGGTCTTCGCGCAGCATCCCGACGCGGTGACGGCCGCTGCCGAGCTCGGCGAGCAGTGTGCCTTCGGCCTGGCCCTGATCGCGCCGCAGCTGCCGCCGTTCGACGTGCCCGACGGTCACACCGAGAACAGCTGGTTGCGGCACCTGGTGATGCAGGGGGCTCGCGAGCGCTACGGCCCCCCCGAGCGGTCCCCGCGCGCCTACGCCCAGATCGAGCATGAGCTGCGGGTCATCGAGCAGCTCAACTTCCCGGGCTACTTCCTGGTGGTGCACGACATCACCCGGTTCTGCCGGGAGAACGACATCCTGTCCCAGGGCCGGGGATCGGCGGCCAACTCGGCGGTCTGTTACGCGCTGAAGGTCACCAACGTCGACCCGGTCGCCAACGACCTGCTGTTCGAACGTTTTCTGTCGCCGGCCCGCGACGGGCCACCCGACATCGACATCGACATCGAATCCGATCTGCGCGAGCAGGCGATCCAGTACGTCTACCGGCGCTACGGCCGCGAGTACGCCGCGCAGGTGGCCAACGTGATCACCTACCGCGGCCGCAGCGCGGTGCGGGACATGGCGCGTGCGCTGGGGTTCTCCCAGGGTCAGCAGGACGCGTGGAGCAAGCAGCTCGGCCAGTGGGGAAACCTTGCGGAGGCGCCCCACGTAGAGGACATCCCCGACCAGGTGATCGACCTGGCTCAGCAGATCTCGAACCTGCCGCGGCACATGGGCATCCACTCCGGCGGCATGGTGATCTGCGACCGGCCGATCGCCGACGTGTGCCCGGTCGAGTGGGCCAGGATGGAGAACCGCAGTGTGCTGCAGTGGGACAAAGACGACTGCGCGGCAATCGGTTTGGTGAAGTTCGACATGCTGGGGCTCGGCATGCTCTCGGCGTTGCACTACGCCATCGACCTGGTCGCCGAGCACAAGGGCATCGAGGTGGACCTGGCCACGCTGGATCTGTCCGAAACCGCCGTCTACGAGATGCTGGCCCGTGCCGACTCCGTCGGGGTGTTCCAGGTGGAGTCGCGGGCGCAGATGGCCACGCTGCCGCGGCTGAAGCCCCGGGTGTTCTACGACCTGGTGGTCGAGGTCGCGCTGATCCGGCCCGGGCCGATCCAGGGCGGATCGGTGCACCCGTACATCAAGCGCCGCAACGGAGAGGAGGCCATCACCTACGAGCATCCGTCGATGGAGTCGGCCCTGCGAAAGACGTTGGGGGTTCCGCTGTTCCAAGAGCAGCTCATGCAGCTGGCGGTGGACTGCGCCGGCTTCTCGGCGGCCGAGGCCGATCAACTGCGCCGCGCGATGGGGTCGAAACGCTCGACGGAGAAGATGCGCCGGCTGCGCGGACGGTTCTTCGAGGGGATGCGCGACCTGCACGGCATCACCGGGGACGTGGCCGAGCGGATCTACGAGAAGCTGGAAGCATTCGCCAATTTCGGCTTCCCGGAGAGTCATTCGCTGAGCTTCGCGTCGCTGGTGTTCTACTCGTCGTGGTTCAAGCTGCATCATCCGGCGGCGTTCTGCGCGGCGCTGCTGCGGGCCCAGCCCATGGGCTTCTACTCGCCGCAGTCCCTGGTCGCCGACGCCCGCAGGCACGGGGTGGCCGTGCACGGACCGGACGTTAATGCCAGCCTGGCGCACGCCACGCTGGAGAACGACGGTCTGGACGTGCGGCTCGGCCTCGGCAGCGTCCGCCATATCGGCGACGAGCTGGCCGAACAACTGGTCGGGGAACGAAAAGCCCACGGCGCCTTTGCTTCTCTGCTCGATCTGACCGCCCGGGTGCAGCTCTCGGTGCCGCAGACCGAGGCGCTGGCCACCGCGGGGGCGCTGGGCTGTTTCGGGATCACCCGCCGAGAGGGGCTCTGGGCTGCCGGTGCGGCCGCCGCCGAACGGCCGGACCGGCTGCCGGGAGTCGGATCGGCGTCGCACATCCCGTCCCTACCGGGCATGACCGAGCTGGAACTGACGGCCGCCGACGTGTGGGCCACCGGGGTGTCGCCCGACCGCTATCCGACGCAGTTCCTCCGCGAGGATCTCGAGGCCATGTGTGTGGTCCCCGCCGGCCGGCTGCTGTCGGTGCCGGACGGGACCCGGGTGCTGGTGGCCGGGGCGGTCACACACCGGCAGCGGCCCGCCACCGCTCAGGGGGTGACGTTCATCAACCTCGAGGACGAGACGGGAATGGTCAATGTCTTGTGCATGCCCGCGGTGTGGTCGCGGCACCGCAAGCTGGCGCAGACGGCCTCGGCGCTGCTGATCCGGGGCATCGTGCAGAACGCCACCGGCGCGGTCACGGTCGTCGCCGACCGGATGGGCAAGCTCAGCCTGCAGGTGGCGTCGAAGTCGCGGGACTTCCGGTGA
- a CDS encoding SOUL family heme-binding protein — protein MLDIKEVVSQGLGFAGSIVGIRWGTEEPRYVVVDTIRDEDGDVEIRRYDARVAAETTVDADEDAARNVGFRRLAGYIFGGNSGGAKIDMTAPVTQRTGGQKIAMTAPVAQQQSTIRFFMPAKWTLDTLPQPNDGRVRLVEVPGETVAVLKFSGDRSPAEVERRTQVLRRILSGSAHQPAGDAVAWFYDPPFTLPFRRRNEVVIPVEG, from the coding sequence ATGCTCGACATCAAAGAGGTTGTCTCGCAAGGACTGGGGTTCGCCGGCTCGATCGTCGGAATCCGTTGGGGCACCGAGGAACCGCGCTACGTGGTCGTGGACACCATCCGCGACGAGGACGGCGACGTCGAGATCAGACGCTACGACGCCCGCGTCGCCGCCGAGACGACCGTGGACGCGGACGAGGACGCGGCGCGCAACGTGGGCTTCCGGCGGCTGGCCGGATACATCTTCGGCGGCAACAGCGGCGGAGCGAAGATCGACATGACCGCGCCGGTCACGCAGCGGACGGGCGGGCAGAAGATCGCGATGACCGCGCCGGTGGCCCAGCAGCAGTCGACGATCCGGTTCTTCATGCCGGCGAAGTGGACCCTCGACACGCTGCCCCAGCCGAACGACGGCAGGGTCCGGCTCGTCGAGGTTCCCGGGGAGACGGTGGCGGTGCTGAAGTTCTCCGGCGACCGCAGCCCCGCAGAGGTCGAGCGCCGGACCCAGGTGTTACGCCGCATCCTGTCCGGCAGCGCGCACCAGCCGGCCGGCGACGCCGTCGCCTGGTTCTACGACCCGCCGTTCACACTGCCCTTCCGCCGCCGCAACGAGGTGGTCATCCCGGTCGAGGGATGA
- a CDS encoding nitroreductase family protein: MTLNLSADDVLTTTRSVRKRLDFDKPVPREVLMECLDIALQAPTGSNNQGWQWVFVTDPDKKQALAEIYRKNATPYLNRPKPVVGDIRDEQRPRVEDSAKYLNEHFEDAPVLLIPCLEGKPQDAVSGASAGFWGSLLPAVWSFMLALRSRGLGSAWTTLHLLGDGEKQAAELLGIPFDSYSQAGLFPIAYTKGTDFKRATRLPAEQVTHWDAW; the protein is encoded by the coding sequence ATGACCTTGAACCTGTCCGCCGATGACGTCCTGACCACCACCCGTTCGGTGCGCAAGCGGCTGGATTTCGACAAACCGGTACCCCGCGAGGTGCTGATGGAGTGCCTCGACATCGCGTTGCAGGCGCCCACGGGTTCGAACAACCAGGGCTGGCAGTGGGTCTTCGTCACCGACCCCGACAAGAAGCAGGCGCTCGCCGAGATCTACCGCAAGAACGCCACGCCCTACCTCAACAGGCCCAAGCCCGTGGTCGGAGACATCCGTGACGAGCAGCGGCCCCGCGTCGAGGATTCCGCGAAGTACCTCAACGAGCACTTCGAGGACGCTCCGGTGCTGCTGATCCCGTGCCTGGAGGGCAAGCCCCAGGACGCGGTGTCGGGCGCCAGCGCCGGGTTCTGGGGTTCGCTGCTGCCGGCGGTGTGGAGTTTCATGCTGGCGCTGCGCTCGCGCGGGCTGGGCTCGGCGTGGACCACGCTGCACCTGCTCGGCGACGGGGAGAAGCAGGCCGCCGAGCTGCTCGGCATCCCGTTCGACTCCTACAGCCAGGCCGGGCTGTTCCCGATCGCCTACACCAAGGGCACCGACTTCAAGCGCGCCACCCGGCTGCCCGCCGAGCAGGTGACGCACTGGGATGCGTGGTGA
- a CDS encoding tRNA (cytidine(34)-2'-O)-methyltransferase: MFKVMFCSPRIAPNTGNAIRMVAGTGAELHLVEPLGFDLSEPKLRRAGLDYHDLASVTVHSDLAAAWAALTPARVFAFTAHAAASFADIAYQPGDVLMFGPEPTGLDRETLADPRITAQVRIPMLAGRRSLNLSNAAAVAVYEAWRQHGYPGAV, translated from the coding sequence GTGTTCAAAGTGATGTTCTGTTCGCCGCGCATCGCGCCCAACACCGGCAACGCGATCCGGATGGTCGCCGGGACGGGCGCCGAGCTCCATCTGGTGGAACCGCTCGGCTTCGACCTGTCCGAGCCCAAGCTGCGCCGCGCGGGGCTGGACTATCACGACCTGGCGTCGGTCACGGTGCACAGCGACCTCGCGGCGGCCTGGGCCGCGCTCACCCCGGCCCGGGTGTTCGCGTTCACCGCGCACGCCGCGGCATCGTTCGCCGACATCGCCTATCAGCCCGGCGATGTGCTGATGTTCGGGCCGGAGCCCACCGGCCTGGACCGGGAGACACTGGCCGACCCGCGCATCACCGCGCAGGTGCGCATCCCGATGCTGGCCGGCCGGCGGTCACTGAACCTGTCGAACGCCGCTGCTGTCGCCGTGTACGAGGCGTGGCGTCAGCACGGTTACCCGGGCGCGGTCTGA
- a CDS encoding class I SAM-dependent methyltransferase, whose translation MVEPSIWMQKVAADPGHSSWYIERFRAMARAGDDLAGEARMVDAMVPRGARILDAGCGPGRVGGYLAGVGHQVVGVDVDPALIEAAEQDHPGPRWLVGDLAELDLPARGITEAFDLIVSAGNVMTFLAPSTRVQVLARLRAHLAADGRAVIGFGAGREYEFSRFLDDAAAAGFAPDLLLSTWDLRPFTEDSDFLVAVLRPA comes from the coding sequence ATGGTCGAACCCAGCATCTGGATGCAGAAAGTCGCGGCCGACCCCGGCCATTCGTCGTGGTACATCGAGCGCTTTCGCGCCATGGCCCGCGCGGGTGACGATCTGGCCGGCGAGGCCCGCATGGTGGACGCGATGGTGCCGCGCGGCGCCCGCATCCTCGACGCCGGCTGCGGACCGGGCCGGGTGGGCGGCTACCTCGCCGGGGTCGGTCACCAGGTGGTCGGGGTCGACGTCGACCCGGCGCTGATCGAGGCTGCCGAACAGGACCACCCCGGACCCCGATGGCTCGTGGGCGACCTGGCCGAACTCGACCTGCCCGCGCGAGGCATCACCGAAGCGTTCGACCTCATCGTGTCGGCCGGCAACGTGATGACGTTCCTCGCGCCGAGTACCCGGGTTCAGGTGCTGGCCCGGCTGCGCGCACACCTCGCCGCCGACGGCCGGGCGGTGATCGGATTCGGCGCGGGCCGCGAGTACGAGTTCTCGCGATTCCTCGACGATGCGGCAGCCGCCGGGTTCGCACCCGATCTGCTGCTGTCGACGTGGGATCTGCGCCCGTTCACCGAGGACTCCGACTTCCTCGTCGCGGTCCTGCGGCCGGCGTAG
- a CDS encoding sensor histidine kinase has product MNDARSVNRGRPVETAKRPARLALSNWPVRIKVLAIVAVPLVLAGVFGGLRIHSGIADARDLRQASERADMVPAVVDYMAALEGALVTATEGGNTQPALTGYTASRSALQQRLADTPVDDGIRQSTGTLLDRGQDLLDKVTANAIDLRGRVEGLAPLLITAESAITGLVATDDQNVRAEGDALSRAVGARGQMAMQQMLVNRGADLPEPELRSSMITVAGTEPSTVAAMGAFLGGASDKAATLRAEMVKRMSMLSDPAAVLVGNADLLTSQKITGDIAAGLIARTTQDIPATVDAQAADARSVAIRDGVLVGAAIVLALLVVTLVARSLVLPLRRLRDGALDVAHVELAREVEQVRADGKTMPVQPLPVHTSEEIGQVAHAVDELHEQAVLLAGEQARLQMQVTDMFETLSRRNRSLVDQQLLLIDRLERDEDDPDRLESLFRLDHLAARMRRNGANLMVLAGATVPREHADPVPVTALINAAASEVEDYARVVTTGLPDREVVGAVAGDLVHLLAELLDNALRYSPPTSQVRVSAVHTGNGGLVLEVGDTGLGMTESDLRVANTRLESGGEVNPYTARHMGLFVAGRLAAQHGLVVRLRSTVAGQPDSGTTAGVYIPAELLVPVGAPPRHGAPVEQRADAHAGIATALALDERPDDHEPEYADVADVAEEVEVAEPEPVSHGLLPQRTPGASGIAEPVPAPVEPAEPAAPSNVAAFFAERPQPATNGRARHAREDSSADDTIYQKMLSEWLVDPHELSHSTDLNWQSVWDHGWSAAEAAESQPVLDHTDEGLPVRRPGARLVPGAADEAQPQPVPDPEAVRASISSHFGGVHAGRAQAAQTGGTPTE; this is encoded by the coding sequence ATGAACGACGCTCGATCCGTGAATCGCGGGCGCCCCGTCGAGACCGCCAAGCGGCCGGCACGGCTGGCGCTGTCCAACTGGCCGGTGCGCATCAAGGTGCTCGCGATCGTCGCGGTCCCGCTGGTGCTCGCCGGTGTGTTCGGCGGGCTGCGCATCCACTCCGGCATCGCCGACGCCAGGGATCTTCGGCAGGCTTCCGAGCGCGCCGACATGGTCCCGGCCGTCGTCGACTACATGGCCGCGCTCGAGGGCGCGCTGGTCACCGCGACCGAGGGCGGCAACACCCAGCCGGCGTTGACCGGATACACGGCGAGCCGGTCGGCGCTGCAGCAGCGGCTGGCCGACACCCCCGTCGACGACGGCATCCGGCAGTCGACCGGCACGCTGCTGGACCGCGGACAGGATCTGCTCGACAAGGTCACCGCCAACGCCATCGACCTGCGCGGGCGCGTCGAGGGCTTAGCGCCGCTGCTGATCACCGCCGAGTCGGCGATCACCGGCCTGGTCGCCACCGACGACCAGAACGTCCGCGCCGAAGGCGACGCACTGTCGCGAGCGGTCGGCGCCCGCGGCCAGATGGCGATGCAGCAGATGCTCGTCAACCGCGGCGCCGACCTCCCCGAGCCCGAGTTGCGGTCGTCGATGATCACGGTCGCCGGCACCGAGCCGTCGACGGTCGCGGCGATGGGCGCCTTCCTCGGCGGCGCCTCCGACAAGGCGGCCACGCTGCGCGCGGAGATGGTCAAGCGCATGTCGATGCTGTCGGATCCCGCCGCCGTCCTGGTCGGCAATGCCGACCTGCTGACCTCGCAGAAGATCACCGGCGACATCGCGGCCGGTCTGATCGCCAGGACCACACAGGACATCCCGGCGACCGTCGACGCCCAGGCCGCCGACGCGCGCAGCGTCGCGATCCGGGACGGCGTGCTCGTCGGCGCGGCGATCGTGCTCGCGCTGCTTGTCGTCACGCTGGTGGCGCGGTCGCTGGTCCTTCCCCTGCGCAGGCTGCGGGACGGCGCGCTCGACGTCGCGCACGTCGAACTGGCTCGCGAGGTCGAGCAGGTCCGCGCCGATGGCAAGACGATGCCGGTCCAGCCGCTTCCCGTGCACACCTCCGAGGAGATCGGTCAGGTCGCGCACGCCGTCGACGAGCTGCACGAGCAGGCCGTCCTGCTCGCCGGCGAACAGGCCCGGCTGCAGATGCAGGTCACCGACATGTTCGAGACCCTGTCCCGGCGCAACCGCTCGCTGGTCGATCAGCAGCTGCTGCTGATCGACCGGCTGGAACGCGACGAGGACGACCCCGACCGGTTGGAGAGCCTGTTCCGGCTCGATCACCTCGCCGCCCGCATGCGCCGCAACGGCGCCAACCTGATGGTGCTGGCGGGCGCGACGGTTCCCCGCGAGCACGCCGACCCGGTGCCGGTGACGGCGCTGATCAACGCCGCGGCCTCCGAAGTCGAGGACTACGCGCGGGTCGTCACCACGGGGCTGCCCGACCGGGAGGTCGTCGGCGCGGTCGCGGGTGACCTGGTGCACCTGCTGGCGGAGCTGCTCGACAACGCGCTGCGCTACTCGCCGCCGACGTCGCAGGTCCGGGTGTCGGCGGTACACACCGGCAACGGCGGTCTGGTCCTCGAGGTCGGCGACACCGGGCTCGGGATGACGGAGTCGGATCTGCGGGTGGCCAACACCCGGCTGGAATCGGGCGGAGAAGTCAACCCGTACACGGCGCGGCACATGGGGCTGTTCGTGGCCGGCCGGCTCGCCGCCCAGCACGGTCTGGTCGTGCGGCTGCGCAGCACCGTCGCGGGGCAGCCTGACTCCGGCACCACTGCCGGGGTGTACATCCCGGCCGAACTGCTGGTGCCCGTGGGCGCCCCGCCCCGCCACGGCGCCCCCGTCGAACAGCGAGCCGACGCGCACGCGGGCATCGCCACGGCGCTGGCGCTGGACGAGCGTCCGGATGACCATGAACCCGAGTACGCCGACGTCGCCGACGTCGCCGAGGAGGTCGAGGTGGCCGAACCGGAGCCGGTGTCCCACGGGCTGCTGCCGCAGCGCACACCCGGTGCCAGCGGGATCGCCGAGCCGGTGCCCGCCCCGGTCGAGCCCGCGGAGCCGGCTGCCCCTTCGAACGTCGCCGCGTTCTTCGCCGAGCGCCCGCAGCCGGCCACCAACGGCCGCGCCCGGCACGCCCGTGAGGACTCGTCGGCCGACGACACGATCTACCAGAAGATGCTGTCGGAGTGGCTCGTCGATCCGCACGAGCTCTCCCACAGCACCGACCTGAACTGGCAGTCGGTCTGGGACCACGGCTGGTCCGCCGCCGAGGCCGCGGAGAGTCAACCCGTGCTCGACCACACCGACGAGGGGCTGCCCGTGCGGCGGCCGGGAGCAAGGCTGGTGCCGGGCGCCGCCGATGAGGCGCAGCCGCAGCCGGTGCCGGACCCCGAGGCCGTGCGCGCGAGCATCAGCAGCCACTTCGGCGGTGTGCACGCCGGCCGGGCGCAGGCGGCGCAGACCGGCGGGACACCGACCGAATGA
- a CDS encoding roadblock/LC7 domain-containing protein has translation MTQRESLDWLVSRFARDVAGVTHAILVSADGLLMAASEHMPGERADQLAAVASGLASLSTGAAQLFDGGYVLQSIVEMENGYLLLMRIGDGSNLAVLAARNCDIGQIGYEMAILVERVGTVIQSQRRSPQHS, from the coding sequence ATGACGCAGCGGGAATCGCTGGATTGGCTGGTGTCCCGGTTCGCCCGGGACGTCGCAGGGGTCACCCACGCGATCCTGGTGTCGGCCGACGGCCTGCTGATGGCCGCCAGCGAGCACATGCCGGGGGAGCGGGCCGACCAGCTCGCGGCCGTCGCGTCGGGACTGGCGAGCCTGTCCACCGGCGCCGCGCAGCTGTTCGACGGCGGCTACGTCCTGCAGTCGATCGTCGAGATGGAGAACGGGTACCTGCTGCTGATGCGGATCGGTGACGGCTCGAACCTGGCGGTCCTGGCGGCCCGCAACTGCGACATCGGCCAGATCGGCTACGAGATGGCGATCCTGGTCGAGCGCGTGGGGACCGTGATCCAGTCCCAGCGGCGTTCCCCGCAGCACTCGTGA
- a CDS encoding DUF742 domain-containing protein — MASDEQSRSAEPSLVRPYTLTAGRTDSGVDLALEAPVGLVTPPRPSQWPGNDVRAQILDLCADRPSVAEIAAHLSLPLGVARVLVGDLVVQGYVRVHATLGEAGTADERRELIGRTLRGLRAL; from the coding sequence ATGGCGTCCGACGAGCAGAGCCGATCCGCCGAGCCGAGCCTGGTCCGTCCCTACACGCTGACGGCGGGGCGCACGGACTCCGGCGTCGACCTCGCGCTTGAGGCGCCGGTGGGGCTGGTGACGCCGCCGCGGCCGTCACAATGGCCGGGCAACGACGTGCGCGCCCAGATCCTGGACCTGTGTGCCGACCGTCCGTCGGTCGCCGAGATTGCCGCGCATCTCTCACTTCCCCTCGGCGTGGCGCGAGTCCTGGTCGGGGATCTGGTGGTGCAGGGTTATGTGCGGGTGCACGCCACCCTCGGTGAGGCCGGGACGGCCGACGAACGACGAGAACTGATCGGAAGGACACTGCGTGGCCTCAGGGCACTCTAA
- a CDS encoding GTP-binding protein: MASGHSKRAASTKIVVSGGFGAGKTTFVGAVSEIMPLRTEALVTNASAGLDGLDATPMKSTTTVAMDFGRISLDDDLVLYLFGTPGQRRFWFMWDDLVRGAIGAIILVDVRRLADSFAAVDFFEARNLPFLVAVNEFDDAPRHPLPAVREALALPDHVPMISVDARSRESAKAALIAVTEYALSRLAPTG, translated from the coding sequence GTGGCCTCAGGGCACTCTAAGCGGGCCGCGTCGACCAAGATCGTGGTCTCCGGCGGCTTCGGCGCAGGGAAGACCACGTTCGTCGGCGCGGTGTCGGAGATCATGCCGTTGCGGACCGAGGCGCTGGTGACCAACGCCTCGGCCGGGCTCGACGGGCTGGACGCCACCCCGATGAAGTCGACCACCACGGTCGCGATGGATTTCGGGCGGATCAGCCTCGACGACGACCTGGTGCTCTACCTGTTCGGCACGCCCGGGCAGCGCCGGTTCTGGTTCATGTGGGACGACCTGGTCCGTGGCGCGATCGGCGCGATCATCCTGGTCGACGTCCGCCGGCTGGCCGACAGTTTCGCGGCGGTCGACTTCTTCGAGGCCCGCAACCTGCCGTTCCTGGTGGCGGTCAACGAGTTCGACGACGCGCCGCGCCATCCGCTGCCCGCGGTGCGCGAGGCCCTCGCCCTGCCCGACCACGTGCCGATGATCTCGGTCGACGCGCGCAGCCGGGAGTCGGCCAAGGCGGCGCTGATCGCCGTCACGGAGTACGCGCTGAGCCGGCTGGCGCCGACCGGTTGA